A single genomic interval of Alistipes provencensis harbors:
- a CDS encoding SusC/RagA family TonB-linked outer membrane protein yields MNKTIYRAFGLRGVLTLLALMLAFTAAAQNKVTGTVVDENNQPAIGANIIVKGSTQGVSTDVKGAFSIAVKKGDVLVFSYLGYKPQEVKIAAQTQLQIKLVPEENVMDEVVVVGYGVVKRGDLTGAVASVSAKGIEGYKSGSVMEALGGQVAGVQITSTDGTPGAGFDIKVRGVGSVNGDTSPLFIVDGFQVDNIDYLSNSDIEAIDFLKDASSAAIYGSRAANGVVMVTTKSGKIGRPIVTYNGSASYRKISKTLDLLSPYEFVQLQTEAWPDKFGQTYYREGNDSDGNPYRIQSLDYYLTDEGVDWQSETFRPTWSQDHNVSVSGGTDKTKYSFSFSDFLENGIFTNSSFNKITAKMRVNHKISKRVTLDATINYANTDKRGMGTSGDNGRFNMLAQILRARPTAGLRMTNEELLSAAIDPLELESSESLSQVNPIVQAQSVTNTKRSEMWSGNLALTVDFGKGWTFKTAGSYNTTNTRADLFYREGSKEAYRNGQSPYGSTRMTRDLRWTNYNHLTYKYKGKGDHEFDIMLGQETSYKGSEYLFGEATDFPFDNLGNDNLGLGATPSKVSTSLEEKLLISFFAQGHYSYKGRYLFSATIRADGSTVFSDNHKWGYFPAFSAAWRISEEHFMKQQDVVSNLKLRLGWGVVGNDRISNYLSMDLYTQGKYGYGNSIVTVLSPKQLANKDLKWEASQSTNIGIDLGLFNNRLNVTADFFLKDTKDLLMASNKAYVSGFASQWKNVGKIRNKGIELAVNSTNISSRSGFRWTTDLNISFIRNELRSLADGASSMDVNSSWNGDYTTSDYIAQIGQSLGLIYGYEFDGVYQSSDFSVDAATGQLVLKEGVTDISEHAGVAVKPGMVKYKDQDGDGKITTSDRTTIGNGTPKWYGGITNTFSFKGVDLSFLFQFNYGNDVYNATRIYSSQTQDQRSNMMAETADRWTATNASNKVPAWDGYIKNEIYSRFIEDGSFLRLKNLTVGYTFPQQWTRKFYVSKLRLYFTAQNLFVVTGYSGYDPEVSMRASNPMTPSLDWGAYPKSKVYTFGVDLTF; encoded by the coding sequence ATGAATAAAACTATATACCGGGCTTTCGGGCTGAGAGGGGTTCTGACCCTTCTCGCCCTGATGCTGGCCTTCACGGCGGCGGCCCAGAATAAGGTGACGGGTACGGTCGTCGATGAAAACAACCAGCCTGCGATCGGTGCCAACATCATTGTCAAAGGTTCGACGCAGGGCGTTTCGACCGACGTGAAGGGCGCCTTCTCGATCGCGGTCAAGAAAGGCGACGTGCTGGTCTTTTCCTATCTGGGCTACAAGCCTCAGGAGGTGAAGATCGCGGCCCAGACGCAGTTGCAGATCAAACTTGTGCCCGAAGAGAACGTCATGGACGAAGTGGTGGTCGTGGGTTACGGCGTCGTGAAGCGCGGAGACCTCACGGGTGCGGTGGCTTCGGTCTCGGCCAAGGGTATCGAGGGCTACAAGTCGGGTTCGGTGATGGAAGCGCTCGGCGGTCAGGTCGCCGGTGTGCAGATCACCTCCACGGACGGTACGCCGGGTGCTGGCTTCGACATCAAGGTCCGCGGTGTGGGTTCGGTCAACGGCGACACCTCGCCGCTGTTCATCGTCGACGGATTTCAGGTCGACAACATCGACTACCTCTCCAACTCGGATATCGAGGCGATCGACTTCCTGAAAGACGCTTCTTCGGCGGCCATCTACGGTTCGCGCGCCGCCAACGGCGTCGTGATGGTGACCACCAAATCGGGTAAGATCGGCCGTCCGATCGTGACCTACAACGGTTCGGCCAGCTACCGCAAGATTTCCAAGACGCTCGACCTGCTGTCGCCCTACGAGTTCGTGCAGTTGCAGACCGAGGCATGGCCCGACAAATTCGGCCAGACCTACTACCGTGAGGGCAACGACAGCGATGGCAACCCCTACCGGATTCAGTCACTGGACTACTACCTGACGGACGAGGGTGTGGACTGGCAGTCGGAAACTTTCCGTCCCACTTGGTCGCAGGACCACAATGTGTCGGTGTCGGGCGGTACGGACAAGACCAAGTACTCGTTCTCTTTCTCCGATTTCTTGGAGAACGGTATCTTCACCAACAGCTCGTTCAACAAGATCACGGCGAAGATGCGTGTCAACCACAAAATCTCGAAGCGCGTGACTCTCGATGCCACGATCAATTACGCCAATACCGACAAGCGGGGTATGGGCACTTCGGGCGACAACGGGCGTTTCAACATGCTGGCGCAGATTCTGCGGGCGCGTCCCACGGCCGGTCTGCGCATGACCAACGAGGAGCTGCTCTCGGCAGCGATCGACCCGCTGGAACTCGAATCCTCGGAGTCGCTCTCGCAGGTGAACCCCATCGTGCAGGCCCAGTCGGTGACTAACACCAAACGCTCCGAGATGTGGTCGGGTAACCTTGCGCTGACGGTCGATTTCGGCAAGGGCTGGACGTTCAAGACAGCCGGTTCGTACAATACGACCAATACCCGCGCCGATCTCTTCTACCGCGAAGGTTCGAAGGAGGCCTACCGCAACGGACAGTCGCCCTACGGTTCTACCCGTATGACGCGCGACCTGCGCTGGACCAACTATAACCACCTGACCTATAAGTATAAGGGTAAGGGCGACCACGAATTCGATATCATGCTCGGTCAGGAGACCTCCTACAAGGGGTCGGAGTACCTTTTCGGCGAGGCGACGGACTTCCCGTTCGATAACCTCGGTAACGACAACCTCGGACTGGGCGCCACTCCGAGCAAGGTTTCGACCTCGCTCGAGGAGAAACTGCTCATCTCGTTCTTCGCGCAGGGGCATTACAGCTATAAGGGCCGCTATCTCTTCTCGGCGACGATCCGTGCCGACGGTTCGACGGTGTTCAGCGACAACCACAAATGGGGCTATTTCCCCGCTTTCTCGGCCGCATGGCGTATCTCGGAGGAGCATTTCATGAAGCAGCAGGATGTGGTTTCCAACCTCAAACTGCGTCTGGGCTGGGGCGTCGTGGGTAACGACCGCATTTCCAACTACCTCTCGATGGACCTCTATACGCAGGGCAAGTACGGCTACGGTAATAGCATTGTCACGGTGCTGTCGCCCAAGCAACTGGCCAATAAGGACCTCAAGTGGGAGGCTTCGCAGAGCACCAATATCGGTATCGACTTGGGTCTGTTCAACAATCGTCTGAATGTCACCGCCGATTTCTTCCTCAAGGACACCAAGGATCTGCTGATGGCTTCGAACAAGGCTTATGTGTCGGGCTTCGCCTCGCAGTGGAAAAACGTGGGCAAGATTCGCAACAAGGGTATCGAACTGGCGGTCAACTCGACCAATATCTCCTCGCGGAGCGGGTTCCGCTGGACGACCGATCTCAATATTTCGTTCATCCGCAACGAACTGCGTTCGCTGGCCGACGGCGCCTCGAGCATGGATGTCAATTCGAGCTGGAACGGCGACTACACGACTTCCGACTATATTGCGCAGATCGGACAGTCGCTGGGTCTGATCTACGGCTATGAGTTCGACGGTGTTTACCAGAGTTCGGATTTCAGCGTCGATGCCGCCACGGGCCAGCTCGTACTCAAGGAGGGTGTTACGGACATCTCCGAGCATGCGGGTGTTGCCGTGAAACCGGGCATGGTGAAGTACAAGGATCAGGACGGCGACGGCAAGATCACCACCAGCGACCGGACGACGATCGGCAACGGTACGCCCAAATGGTACGGCGGTATCACCAATACGTTTTCGTTCAAGGGTGTCGACCTGAGCTTCCTGTTCCAGTTCAACTACGGCAACGATGTCTACAACGCCACCCGTATCTACTCCTCTCAGACTCAGGACCAGCGTTCGAACATGATGGCCGAGACGGCTGACCGCTGGACGGCGACCAATGCCTCGAACAAGGTTCCGGCATGGGACGGATACATCAAGAACGAGATCTATTCGCGCTTTATCGAGGACGGATCGTTCCTGCGACTGAAGAATCTCACGGTGGGGTACACCTTCCCGCAGCAGTGGACGCGCAAGTTCTATGTTTCGAAACTGCGTCTCTACTTCACGGCCCAGAACCTCTTCGTCGTGACGGGCTATTCGGGGTATGATCCCGAGGTGAGCATGCGCGCGTCGAACCCCATGACGCCTTCGCTCGACTGGGGTGCCTATCCGAAGAGCAAAGTCTATACGTTCGGTGTCGATTTGACCTTCTAA
- a CDS encoding surface glycan-binding family protein, with translation MNYMSKFRNACFVWLTAVLLAVTAAACEDDKTTGGDLRLHYPEVIDIGPSMSFISGAPTYYGPAPSDFSIAGMTLDDKAVASDSFTISPETGAVSISNTEGMATGTYKLTVACRANGAGYTFRDIFVVRMVPSTPVEIETSSPTLTIPYDELGTTEETVSVSTVGESVAVIGYELVQPEGQEYFSISKTGVVSLSTAFKGEVLPGVYPLPIKISTHAGSMVYEDVLTAKITSRPLGVTYTPVSGRMEYNMAFQSAVPVLKGSPEEVVWAVKGVTPSTDVFTVDAATGVLSVAEGNGLPIDGQYVVDLTVSNSYGSTDFEGAYTLTVIDYIAPIEADKFAYEPVEAIQGGEFSASKKIDFVGDEVTFSLGTLDAALVGQLSIDPETGAVSAKKGHTIPMGSYAVPVIAANAKGTAEASLSLTIKENPYFFTTITYGNNLGLTPAANYANQFLCKSFAEWQAISLTPTTDAKPGTDISWSIKIKHQCKGAVIDAQTGVISSATTDSKDFNSGNGGLILVTATAGKGQVGETSVTVPVFFSFHVAVAGVTVHYQPFVMQVNPRKGGMSVVPEISGVSNMSSFLMDYRRTFNYYNIGGPDSHIDGQPSVGGSFLNQMWIKVYNAQPGVTKPAGTGSKDPLSYFVNKANLNLALLYVDQATKSVVVNANKWIDTNGVAANGAFFGQITFVTNGIEGGINNGEKIFPIWIWFDEKF, from the coding sequence ATGAACTACATGTCAAAATTCCGAAACGCATGTTTCGTATGGCTGACCGCCGTGCTTCTGGCGGTGACGGCTGCGGCCTGCGAAGACGATAAAACAACCGGCGGCGACCTGCGGCTTCACTATCCGGAGGTGATCGACATCGGTCCCTCGATGAGTTTCATCTCGGGTGCGCCGACCTATTACGGTCCTGCACCCTCGGATTTCTCGATCGCGGGCATGACGCTCGACGACAAGGCTGTCGCCAGCGACAGCTTCACCATCAGCCCCGAAACGGGTGCCGTGAGTATCTCCAATACCGAAGGCATGGCGACGGGCACCTATAAACTGACCGTCGCCTGCCGGGCCAACGGGGCGGGTTACACTTTCCGGGATATTTTCGTGGTGCGGATGGTTCCCTCCACGCCCGTTGAGATCGAGACCAGTTCGCCGACGCTGACGATCCCCTACGACGAACTCGGGACTACCGAGGAGACGGTTTCCGTTTCGACGGTCGGCGAGTCGGTGGCCGTTATCGGCTACGAACTCGTGCAGCCCGAGGGACAGGAGTACTTCTCTATTTCGAAGACGGGCGTCGTGTCGCTCAGCACGGCTTTCAAAGGCGAAGTCCTGCCGGGCGTCTACCCGCTGCCGATCAAGATCTCGACGCATGCCGGGTCGATGGTCTATGAGGATGTGCTGACGGCGAAGATCACCAGCCGGCCGCTGGGCGTAACTTATACGCCGGTTTCGGGCCGTATGGAATACAACATGGCTTTCCAGAGTGCCGTACCCGTGCTGAAAGGATCTCCCGAGGAGGTCGTGTGGGCCGTCAAGGGGGTTACGCCCTCGACGGATGTGTTCACGGTCGATGCCGCAACCGGCGTCCTTTCGGTCGCCGAGGGCAACGGCCTGCCGATCGACGGACAGTATGTGGTCGACCTGACGGTTTCGAACAGCTATGGTTCGACCGATTTCGAGGGGGCCTATACACTGACCGTCATCGACTACATTGCACCCATCGAGGCGGATAAATTCGCCTATGAGCCGGTCGAGGCTATTCAGGGCGGTGAGTTCTCGGCGTCCAAAAAGATTGATTTCGTCGGCGACGAGGTGACTTTCTCGCTGGGCACGCTCGATGCTGCCCTCGTCGGACAACTTTCGATCGATCCCGAGACCGGCGCTGTTTCAGCCAAGAAGGGCCATACGATTCCGATGGGTAGCTATGCAGTTCCCGTGATCGCCGCCAATGCCAAGGGTACGGCCGAGGCCAGCCTTTCGCTGACGATCAAGGAAAATCCCTATTTCTTCACGACCATTACTTATGGTAACAATCTGGGGCTGACACCCGCGGCGAACTATGCCAATCAGTTCCTCTGCAAGTCGTTCGCGGAGTGGCAGGCAATATCGCTCACGCCGACGACCGATGCCAAACCGGGTACGGATATTTCGTGGTCGATCAAGATCAAACACCAGTGCAAGGGAGCGGTCATCGATGCGCAGACGGGTGTGATTTCGTCTGCTACCACCGATTCTAAAGACTTCAATAGCGGTAATGGCGGTCTGATTCTCGTGACGGCTACGGCCGGCAAAGGTCAGGTGGGCGAGACTTCGGTTACGGTTCCCGTATTCTTCTCGTTCCATGTCGCCGTAGCGGGTGTGACGGTGCACTACCAACCGTTCGTCATGCAGGTTAACCCGCGTAAGGGCGGCATGTCGGTGGTTCCGGAGATCAGCGGAGTGTCGAATATGTCGTCATTCCTGATGGACTACCGCCGCACGTTCAACTACTACAATATCGGCGGTCCCGATTCGCACATCGACGGTCAGCCCAGCGTTGGGGGCTCGTTCCTGAACCAGATGTGGATAAAGGTCTACAACGCTCAGCCGGGCGTAACCAAGCCGGCCGGTACGGGCTCGAAGGACCCGCTGTCGTATTTCGTCAACAAAGCCAACCTGAATCTGGCGCTGCTCTATGTGGATCAGGCGACCAAGTCGGTTGTCGTGAACGCCAACAAGTGGATCGATACCAACGGCGTTGCTGCCAACGGGGCGTTCTTCGGCCAAATTACCTTTGTGACCAACGGTATCGAGGGCGGCATCAACAACGGAGAGAAGATATTCCCCATATGGATCTGGTTCGACGAGAAATTTTAA
- the hepC gene encoding heparin-sulfate lyase HepC, which translates to MKRIFTKIPVFCLLTAVLLSAGCLQDDTEKSNNGGSDSKDPTIPGNSVIEAGVFSALNLDYPGLGAVKAYYESDQYYLAAQALLEYYRSRTDVVNANVNLIAPSVSAEEKQWADYALAANEYRLYNGGYLDGDKPWSYMTSKKIDWTKRASATAEERYGLHRLQWMVPQGKAYRTTLDETYSSEWVTLYEDWLTNFPRPTGDVDYEADPSTQPAEIRDQFYAWRPIDVAYRVEDQCDLLYYFMQSVNFTPQWLSAFLNNLAEQTEHIKSHYSEDPELKAKQAHAVFRAGTIFPEMKNAAAWVESGSESMNNGIDVSVFDVLNLDYSGLTKVKRAYEIGDYYKALEEMLNYYRSRTHGTNPNVDLSTSTATDNEKKWADYALKENDYRFYVKNFFENASEEIPYSYRKDDGIDWTYWPTKDQEQRYQLHRHQWMVPQAKTYYDTKDEKYVANWIEVYSDWLKQNPKPDVDLDYTLYPEKQDPEYRNAGWSWRPLDVAARVNDQCALLEYYQESETIDVEWLAKVYYHLDEQVNHIIKNYSTTSNHLITQAQAVTFSGVLFPELKNAAKWVDSGSNVLNKEVTAQYFPDGWLMDGDLHYHISGIEDFRSTMLVAQLNGQADRFPASYVESMRKMTDVVMNMIYPDYTVPNMADTRRDTWTKSVLKRNLTNYSNLFPDNQEMLWMATEGASGTMPETKVKTFPDGGYYTMRTGWTKNDMMMVLQNTPDGPAEKWHRQYDNNTFELWVKGRNFFPDSGCFTYGGSNPSTNADRAKYAASTAHNTLTLDGKNVAGDGRMLHQESKSTSSFDYEVLVLENPSYTNLTHRRSVFMVDNKFYVILDEAYGSATGTVNLNFNITEGSDAQVVYNETYDGFHTAFADGNNLLVRTASGKAGGSFVKKTGFVSYQIDKSVERKAYQLNQEKTADDPVIRFITILLPTSDPLSQEVKASADAWSTNGAVVRVTIGEQNYKLSYTL; encoded by the coding sequence ATGAAACGAATTTTTACGAAAATTCCGGTATTCTGTCTCCTTACGGCAGTCTTGCTTTCGGCGGGCTGCCTGCAGGACGATACGGAGAAATCGAACAACGGCGGTTCGGATTCGAAAGATCCGACGATTCCCGGCAACAGTGTGATCGAAGCGGGTGTGTTCAGCGCGCTGAATCTCGACTATCCCGGTCTGGGCGCTGTAAAGGCCTATTACGAGTCCGACCAGTACTATCTGGCCGCACAGGCCCTGCTGGAGTACTATCGCAGCCGCACGGACGTGGTCAACGCCAATGTCAATCTCATTGCGCCCTCGGTTTCCGCCGAGGAGAAGCAGTGGGCCGACTATGCGCTCGCGGCCAATGAATACCGACTCTACAACGGCGGGTATCTCGACGGCGACAAGCCTTGGTCCTATATGACCTCGAAGAAGATCGACTGGACGAAGCGAGCTTCGGCCACGGCCGAGGAGCGTTACGGCCTGCATCGTCTGCAATGGATGGTGCCGCAGGGCAAGGCCTACCGCACGACGCTCGATGAAACCTACTCTTCGGAGTGGGTGACGCTCTACGAGGACTGGCTGACGAATTTCCCCCGCCCGACGGGCGATGTGGACTACGAGGCCGATCCTTCGACGCAGCCCGCGGAAATCCGCGACCAGTTCTATGCTTGGCGTCCGATCGACGTGGCTTACCGCGTCGAGGACCAGTGCGACCTGCTTTATTACTTCATGCAGTCGGTGAACTTCACCCCGCAGTGGCTTTCGGCCTTCCTGAACAATCTGGCCGAGCAGACCGAGCACATCAAGTCGCACTACTCCGAGGACCCGGAACTCAAGGCCAAGCAGGCCCACGCCGTATTCCGCGCCGGTACGATCTTCCCGGAGATGAAGAATGCCGCGGCATGGGTCGAGAGTGGCTCGGAGTCGATGAACAACGGTATCGACGTGAGTGTTTTCGACGTGCTGAATCTCGATTACAGCGGCCTGACGAAAGTAAAGCGCGCCTATGAGATCGGCGACTATTACAAGGCGCTCGAGGAGATGCTCAACTATTATCGTTCGCGCACGCACGGGACGAATCCCAACGTCGACCTTTCGACCTCGACGGCTACGGACAACGAAAAAAAGTGGGCCGATTATGCGCTCAAAGAGAACGATTACCGGTTCTATGTGAAGAATTTCTTTGAAAATGCCTCCGAGGAGATTCCCTATTCCTACAGGAAGGACGACGGCATCGACTGGACCTACTGGCCTACGAAAGATCAGGAGCAGCGCTATCAGCTCCACCGCCACCAGTGGATGGTTCCGCAGGCCAAGACCTATTACGACACCAAGGATGAGAAGTATGTCGCCAACTGGATCGAAGTTTACAGCGATTGGCTGAAACAAAATCCCAAGCCCGATGTCGATCTCGACTATACGCTCTATCCCGAAAAACAGGATCCTGAATACCGCAATGCCGGTTGGTCGTGGCGTCCGCTCGACGTGGCGGCCCGTGTGAACGACCAGTGCGCGCTGCTGGAGTACTATCAGGAGTCGGAAACGATCGATGTAGAGTGGCTTGCAAAGGTTTATTACCACCTCGACGAACAGGTCAACCATATTATCAAGAACTATTCGACGACTTCGAACCACCTTATTACGCAGGCGCAGGCCGTGACTTTCTCGGGTGTATTGTTCCCCGAGCTGAAGAACGCCGCGAAGTGGGTCGACAGCGGTTCGAATGTGCTCAACAAAGAGGTAACGGCTCAGTATTTCCCCGACGGATGGCTGATGGACGGCGACCTGCATTACCACATTTCGGGTATTGAGGATTTCCGTTCGACGATGCTCGTGGCTCAGCTCAATGGGCAGGCCGATCGCTTCCCGGCGAGCTATGTCGAGTCGATGCGCAAGATGACCGACGTGGTGATGAACATGATTTATCCCGATTATACGGTTCCCAATATGGCCGATACGCGTCGCGACACATGGACCAAGAGCGTGCTCAAGCGTAACCTGACCAACTATTCGAACCTCTTCCCCGACAATCAGGAGATGCTGTGGATGGCTACCGAGGGGGCTTCGGGAACGATGCCCGAGACGAAGGTCAAGACATTCCCCGACGGCGGTTACTATACGATGCGCACGGGCTGGACGAAGAACGACATGATGATGGTGTTGCAGAACACTCCCGACGGACCTGCCGAAAAATGGCACCGTCAGTACGACAACAACACCTTCGAACTGTGGGTCAAGGGGCGTAATTTCTTCCCCGACTCGGGCTGTTTCACCTATGGCGGTTCCAACCCCTCTACGAATGCCGACCGTGCGAAATACGCCGCTTCGACGGCCCACAACACGCTGACGCTCGACGGCAAGAACGTCGCCGGCGACGGCAGGATGCTCCATCAGGAGTCGAAGTCGACCTCGTCGTTCGATTACGAGGTGCTGGTGCTCGAAAATCCCTCGTATACGAACCTGACGCACCGCCGTTCGGTCTTTATGGTCGACAATAAGTTTTATGTGATTCTCGACGAGGCTTACGGTTCGGCTACGGGTACGGTCAATCTGAACTTCAATATCACCGAGGGCAGCGATGCGCAGGTGGTGTACAACGAGACTTATGACGGATTCCATACGGCGTTCGCCGACGGCAACAACCTGCTGGTGCGTACCGCGTCCGGCAAAGCCGGGGGCTCGTTCGTCAAGAAGACAGGCTTCGTCTCCTACCAGATCGACAAGAGCGTCGAGCGCAAGGCCTATCAACTGAATCAGGAGAAAACGGCGGACGATCCCGTCATCCGTTTCATCACGATCCTGCTGCCGACGTCCGATCCGTTGTCGCAGGAGGTGAAAGCCTCGGCAGATGCATGGTCGACCAACGGCGCCGTGGTCCGGGTGACCATCGGCGAGCAGAATTACAAGCTCTCCTATACGCTGTAA